The Synergistes jonesii sequence CGCCTATCGTAAGCGAAAACCCCTCTAAAGCCAATTTATTTCGGCTTTCCTGCGCGCCGGATACTGTCTGACGGGGCGCAGCTGCGGAAGCCCCATCATCTGCGCGCCGCATATATATTCCTCCTCTTTTATGCCGAGGAAGTCGCGCAGCGGCGCGAAATTCCTCGCCGCCGTCGTAAAGTAGCCTCCCCAGCAGCAGCCTACTCCGAGCGCGTGAGCGGCGAGCTCGAGGTAGGTCAGCGCGATCGTTCCGTCCTCAGGCCAGCGGTGCTCCTTCGGCACGACCGCGGCTGCGACGTGCGGCGCGCCGCGCAGAAGCCCGTCCTCCCCGGACTTCGCTTTCGCGATCATCGCGGCGCCGAGAAGCGCCGCGCGTGACGTCGGATTTTTGAAAATCAGCTCTCTGAACCAGCAGAGGATCAGATTCGCCACTTCTTTAGTCTTTTCCGGCGTTTCCGTCACGATCCAGCGGACGGGCTGAAGGTTGACGGCGCTCGGGGCCTGGCTCACCGCGTCGAAAATTTTATCGAATATCCCGCGCGGCAGGGGCTCGTCTTTGAATCTCCTGACGCTGCGCCGCGTCTTTAAAAAATTCAGCGCCGCATCCGGCGACGGCGTTTCGATGTCGGCTGCGCTGACGACTTTTTCAGCGTCCATGAAGGAGAGCATATCCGCGCCGGCCGGGCAGAAGACGACGCACTGCCCGCACTCTATACAGCGCTCCCTGCGCCTCTCGGATATCTGCGGGAAGCCGAAGTCATCCGGCTCGATGGCGTCCGCAGGACACACCTTTGCGCATAATCCGCACTTCGTGCATTTACTTTCGTCGACGGAAAGCCCGCCCATGAGAATCACGCTCCGTTCGATACGTTTAAACATTTCAATTCTATCACTACGCCGCTCTTTTCAGCGCGCTTTTAAGCCGCACGTTCGCGCTCTTTTCGATTATGGTCTATAATTTAGCTTCAGGCAAATATGATTTGCTGGAGGTAATGCACGATGAAAAAATTAACCGCCCTTGCGGCTGCGCTGTTTCTTTCGATATGCGCCACCGCGTTTGCCGAGACCGCGGCGCTGATACCGCCCTTTCACTGGACCTATCACTCGCTTTCAAGCCTGCACGCTGCCGGACTGATAAACGAAGAGATCGTGCCGGGAAAGAGCGCCTTCACGCCGGAGCAGGTCTGCTCGCTCGTCGTAATGGCGCTGAAGCGCGCGGAAAACGACCCTTCGAAGCTCGGCGACGCCGAGCTCTCCGCGATGCGCCAGCTCACCAGCGCGTACCGCGATCACTTCAAGCTCGCCGGCTATCAGTACGAGGTTATACGCAACGATATCGAAATCGCCGCGCTTAACGCTGGGCTCACGGCGATGGAGACGAACGGCGCCGCGCACGAAGCGCGGACACTTTCATCGGAGGCCGCACGCTCCGTGAACAAGTTCACCTTCGGCCTCTATAGGCAGGCCGCGCTGTCGGGCGGGAATAACAGTTTCTTCATTTCGCCCTACAGCGTGTCGACGGCTCTAGCAATGACCTACGCGGGCGCGCGCGGAGCGACGGAGCGTGAAATGGAGGAGGCCCTCTTCTTCTCGCCGGAGATACATAAAAGCATGGGCGCGCTGATAAGCGAGATAAACAACGTGCCGCAGGACGTCGCTCAAGTGAGCTGCGCCAACGCGCTGTGGCCGGCGAAGAACGAAAAGATTCTACCGGATTTCGCTCATACGGTCCGCGAATATTACGGCGCGGAGCTCACACCGCTCGACTACGCCGGAGCGCCGGAGGGCTCGCGCAGGCGCGTGAACAAATGGGTCGAAAAGATGACGAAGCAGAAGATAAAAGACCTCGTCCCAGCCGGCGCGTTCACGAGGGAGACGCTGCTCACGCTGACGAACGCGGTATATTTCAAATCGTCGTGGCTTGAGGAGTTCCAGCCGGAGGACACATTGCCGCGCCCCTTCTGGCCCGACGGGGAACATTCCGTCAATGTGGTCACCATGCGCCGGCGCGGAGAGGCGCTAAACTACGCCAAGCTGCCGGAATGCGAAATCATCGAGATGCCTTACAAGGGCAGGCGCTTTTCGATGTTCGTGATCCTGCCCGACAAAAGAAACGGCTTCGACGCGGCGGAAGAGATGCTGAGCGCGGAACAGCTCACGAAATGGCGCGAAAAAATGGCGCCGCGCGCGGTAGAGATATTCATGCCGAAATTCAAGCAGGAAAGCAGCTACGAGCTCACCTCGATGCTGTCGAGGCTGGGCATATCGTCGGCATTTTCACCTTCGGCCGACTTCTCCGCCGTCACGGGGACCGGCGGCGTCCACATCGACAAGGCGCTGCACAAGACCTTCATAGACGTCGCCGAGGAGGGGACGGAGGCGGCGGCCGCGACCGCGATAATAATGAAGCGCACGTCGCTTGCAGAGCGTCCGGCGGACGTCGTGACTTTTCGCGCGGACCATCCGTTCGTCTATCTGATTACGGAAAACAACAGCGGCGCGATACTCTTTATAGGAAGGTACATGAAGCCGTAGAAAATTCCGCGGGTGCGCAGAAGGGCGGCAAGCTTTTACGCGCCCGCGCTTTTAGCGAAAATGGAGCCGCCGTCGCCGCGGTTACTTCAACGGTAAACTTTTCATGAGCCGCAGCGATGGGTGCTGGCTCAATAAGCGATATTCTCTTGATGTCTTTGGAATGTTCATTTTATCCGAAGCAAGCCAGTACAGTTTGCCGTCGGGCCCCTTCATCTCCCATAGTTCAGTCGCGCGGGACACGGCCCATTCCTTTAAGAACTTGGCCTTTGCGATAATCCTGCTTACTTCTTTGGACGTCGCCGAATGTATTTCTATAAAATAAACTTTCTCCGACGCGCCTTGTAAATGGCCTACCACATAATCCCATCTGTTGTCGTTGGGATATTTGGCTGCAAGGTCGCCGTCGATGTCAATGCTTCCGCTCACAGAGCCGTCTTCGACCGTGATCTTCGGTCGGTATTTTTTCGGCAGGGCGTCAAGCGAGTTTTTTACGTTCAAACGGTCCTGGGAAAGCGACGCGGCTTTTGCCAGCGTCAGCGGATTCTTATTTGCCGGCATTTTCCGATCTTTCCACGGCGTCCGCGACTACATCCGCCGCATGTCCGCTGAAGCCGGAGAGTCCGCCCCAACCGGATATTTTCTCGTCATCGTCGCCCGGGTCGAGAATCGATATGTCTTTCGTCTTCACGAAAGCGTTCTCAGCGTTATCATAATAAAAGTAATATGTGCTGAACGATTTTTCCAGCAGGGACACAAGCATATCATACGTTCCACCCGAAGACTGCTGCCGCAGAAAGAAAAGTTTTTGCAGCAGCGCCGTTTTCTCCGGAGTACTAAGTTTTTTCTGCGCCTTTATCGTCCTAACGGCCCAGACTATGTCGAGCACGCTCGGCGAATGGGTCGAGAGTATTACTTTATACCCCCTGGAGAGCAGGTCAGCCGTCAGCGTCATGACAGCAAAAATCGCCTTTGGGTGAAGCCCCATCTCCGGTTCTTCGATCACAACGCAGTCGAAACGCTCATCTTTTGTACTTTTTCCGCCCGGGAGCAGTTCGTAGCAGCCGAGCAAAAGCGGGAAAAATTCTCTCTGCCCGGCGGACCACGCCATATACGATATACCCGGCGAATCTTCTTCGCCACCTCTGATCCTCAAGCGCAGTTCCTTTTGTCCCGCGGCGGAAATCTGCGATACCGACGCGTCATGGAATATAGCTTCGTTCAACGCGTCTTTAACGGGCTGCTTCAGTTTGCCGGAAAGAGGAAAGAGCGTTTCTCTGTTTTTAGCGTTTTTATCGATATAAAGGCGAAGATGTTCGCTGAAATTTTTTACCGCGAACGGAGTCCCGCTGTCATAAGCCCTGAAGGGTTCCGGCCTGCCGTAAGGCATCGTCAGCGCTCTCTGGGCCGGGATATAGTACACCGATTCCGCCGCTGCTCTTTTGCCGCCGCTCTGCATACGCGCGGAAAACTTCCTGTCGGGGGGAGTTATCCGGACGTTGCTGCCGCTTCTCCACAGCTGTTTCGTGCCGCTTCCCATATATACGGAAATGAGATCGGCGTTATCATTCTGATTCCAGTCTTGCCCAAAATCAGCCATAGTATTTTTTATATATTCCTGATCTTTGCATAGCTTGAAAAGCTGCAAAAATATGCTCTTGCCGCTTCCCTGAGCGCCGACAAGCACTGTGAGGTCTCCGAATTTTACTTTGGCTTCCGCGATCTGCCCGACATTTTTCACGCTGAAAAGCATTTTCTCACCTCGTTCAGTAGCAACGGCGCCGATTTTCATCATTATAACATACGCCCGCCGACGTCATTGTCTCAGGCAAAAAATACCAGCACCGGCTGGACGATGTCCTGATATCGGAGACCGCGCGCTATTCGTAGTCCTTTGCCGCCGGTTGCGTTTCTTCCTCTTCGGCCATCTCTTCCCCGGCCGGCAGCCGCTGGACGTCCGTCAGCGCGCGTTTGATGGCTTTCGTGCGGGTCCCGGCCTTGTCGAGCTCTTTGGCCGCGTCGTCTATTTTTTTCCTCGTCTTATCCAATATGTCTCCGAATTTTTCAAACTCGCTCTTGACCTTGCCGAGAAGCTCCCAAACCTCGCTCGAACGCTTTTCTATAGCGAGCGTGCGGAAACCCATCTGCAGACTGTTCAGCAGCGCACAGACCGTCGCCGGCCCGGCGGGGACGACGCGGAAGTCGCGAGACATCTGCTCGCAGAGGCCGTCGATGCGCAGCACCTCGGCGTAAAGCCCCTCTATCGGCAGATAGAGAATGCCGAAGTCCGTCGTGTAAGGCGGCTCGATATATTTCGCGTGTATCTCCTTCGCCTCTTCGAGCACGCGCGCGCGCAGAGCCTTGCGCGCTTCGGCGACCGCCGCGGCGTCGCCCTCTTCGGAGGCCGAAACGAGGCGCCTGTAATCCTCTATCGGGAATTTCGAGTCTATCGGCAGGTAGACGCTGCCGGAGCCCTCCGAGCCGGGCAGGATTATCGCGAATTCGACCCTTTCGGAGCTTCCGGGGCGCGTCGCCACGTTCTCCGCGTACTGCTCATTCGTCAGCACCTGCGCGAGAAGCGCGTGAAGCTGCATCTCCCCCCACGTGCCGCGCACCTTGACGTTAGAGAGGACCTTTCTCAGGTCGCCTACGTCGGTGGTCAGCGCGCGCATCTCGCCGAGTCCCTTGTGCACGAGCTCGAGGCGCTCGGATACAGTAGCGAAGGCCTCTCCGAGGCGCCTTTCAAGCGTGGAATGTAGCTGTTCGTCGACGGTGGCGCGCATCTTTTCGAGCTTTTCCTCGTTGCTCTTGCTGATCTCGATCAGACGCTGCTCGACGACCGAGCGAAGCGCCTCGAGCTTTTCCTCGTTGAGCCTGCTGATGTTCGCGAGTTGCTGGGAAAATGCCGAGAGACTCTCGCTCTGGCTGTCGCCCATTTCCTTGACGCGCGCCGCCTGGGCGTCGCCGAGCCCCGTGATCTGCTGAGAGAAGGCCGTAAAGTTCTCGCGCTGCGCGTCTCCTATCTCCTTTATGCGCTTCGCCTGTGTGTCCCCAAAGCTTTCGATCGCGCGCGACTGTTCGCTGCGCGCGTCGAGCGCGGCCTCGCGCTGTTCCTTGCGCATCGACGCGAAGCCGTCGTCTATGCGCTGCTCCGCGTCGCCGAGGCGTTCCTCGGCCTTCTGAAGGCGCGAAAGCACTTCGCGCGCGGTCTGTTCCATCGCCCCGGCGCTTTCGCGGAAGCGGGAGAGGGACATTACGATATAAATTCCTGCGAGCACGGCGATAGCCGCCGCACCGATAAGTATCTGCGGCATTTAGAAACACGCTCCTCGGCAACAATTATATACTATCGCTAATCGAGCGCCAAAAATCCCTCGCGTATCGCGTATTTCGTCAGCTCGGCCGTGCTGTTGCAGCCGAGCTTGTCCATAATACGGCGGCGGTGTGTGTCCACAGTGTTTTTGCTTATGCAGAGGGTGTCCGCGATCTGCTTGCCGGTGCGTCCCTTGACGAGCAGGCGCAGCACCTCTATCTCACGTTCGGATAGGGGCGAATCGCTTTTGACGCTTTCGTTTAAAAGCAGCCGCAGGTAATCTTCGACAAGCACGTTGCAGGCCTTGGACGAAAGGTAAATGTCGCCGCGGCTCACCGTGCGCACGGCTTCAAGCATCGTCTCCGGCGAGCTCTCCTTCAAAATATAACCGCGCGCGCCGGCCTTCAGCGCCTCGGCGATGAAGCGCCTGTCGTTGTGCATAGAAAGCACGAGCACGCATATCTCAGGGTGTTCGGCGCAGATCGCGCCGGTGGCCGAAATGCCGTTCATGTTCGGCATAGTGACGTCCATAAGGACTACGTCGGGCAGTATCTTCCGCACCGCCTCGACGGCCTCCGCGCCGTCAGAGGCCGTGCCGGCTATTTCGATATCCTCTTCTCCGTTGAGTAGGCTCTTCAGCCCCTCACGGAAGAGCTCGTGGTCGTCGGCAATAAAAAGTCTTATCATTCTTATATCTCACCGTTTTTTTCGTTTTCTATCTTGAGCGGCGCGAGCAGCGAGACTATCGTACCGTCCTTGTTCGACACTATCCGCATGTCTCCGCCGATATGCAGCAGCCGTTCCCTGATGCTGAAGAGCCCAAGCCCGGACTTGCGTCCGCCCGCTGTATATTTTTTCTTCATCCCGACTCCGTCGTCCTCTATCACGACCTGTATCTTGTTCGGGCCTCTGTTTACGCTGATGTGCACAGCGGATGCCTGCGCGTGCTTGATGACGTTTATCAGAAGCTCGCGCGACATCCTGTAGAGGATTATGCAGACAGCGTCGTCGGCGGAAAAATCTTTTTCGCAGCCGCCGCGCGTCGCGACGTACCATTTTATCCCTCTGGGCGTCAGCAGCTTGTCGGCGAGGGCTTCGAGCGCCGGAGTGATGCCGACCTCAAGAAGTATCGGCGGGCTTAGCTCGAATATCAGCTCGCGGCTTTCGGCGATCATTTTTTCCGTCGATTCGATCGCGCCGGATAAAATTTTATCCGCCTCTTCGCCGCTGCCGAAATTTTTTTCTTTCAGCTTACGCAGGTCGAGCAGCAGCGAGAGCAGCGAATGTCCTATGCTGTCGTGCAGGTCGGTCGCGATCTCGCGTCTCGTCGTCTCTTCGCTTATCGTCAGCTTAGTCGCCAGTTCGCGCAGCATAGAGCGGTAGCCGAGAAGCTTCTTCTGGCTTTCCTCAAGCTCCATCTCGGATTTTTTCAGCTCGGTCCTGTCGAGAAATATCGTCGCGGCCATGTTGTTCGACAGCGGGAAGGCAATCGCCTCAAGATATTTTCCCGTGACGGAGCTCTCGCTTTCGCAGTGCACCGCGCGATTCTCGCCGACGCATTCTTCTATTATCTGATGCCAGCAGGGCTCCGCGTCGGGCCATACCTGCGCGAAGCTTTTACCTATCACCTCCTCGCGCTTCACCTTGTTGACCTTTTCATAAGCGTCGTTGACATCAACGTAGACGAGGGCGGCGGCTCCGCACTCGGCGATATCCGGCAATACCCTGTAGAGCGCTATCGGATTGAACGTCTGCTCGAAGAAGAATTTTTCAAAAAAATTGTTTTCCTTTAACCCGGCCACTCCCGCACTCCCTTTAAATAAAGAAACGCCAAAGGGCGGCAAAGACCTTTAGCAAAGTTTCGCGAAATTTGCGCGCGCGGAAAAATTATCTCCCCCAAGGGCAGGCCGCGAGGCAGAGCCCGCAGCTTCCCAGCCCGTAGACTTTGCCCATGTCATCCCAGAAGTTGAAGCATTTCATCGCGTCGAAGCGCGCCGAAAGCTCCTCGCTCGGGTCAAAGGCCCTTCCGCGCAGCGCCTCAACAGGGCAGGCATTTTTGCACAGCTCGCAACTTCCGCAGAGATTCGGGACCGCTCCGTCGCCCTCCAGGGGCGCGTCCGTCAAAATCGTCCCGAGCCTCATGCGTGGGCCGACCTGTTTGTTGACGATGCTGCAGCTCTTGCCTACCCAGCCGAGCCCGGCCTTCGCCGCCGCGATTCTGTGGCTGTATATCCCTATCACGTCGAGCTTCATCTTCGGGAGCGAAGATGGGTCGCCTGCTTCGGCGACCCTCCAGTGCAGTCTTTCAGCGCCGGGCTGCGGGCGGTAGTCCGACGCAGGAACGGGATAGGAACGGAAGCCCGCGCTTTGGAGCCTGTTGGCCGTCAAGGCCGCGATCCTGTCGATCTCGCGGTTCAACGTGCCGTAGACCGTGATGTAATTGCGCGTGGGGCCGCCTATCTGCTCCTGCACGACCTCTTTTGGGAAAAATATCGCGAAGGAGACGGCGGTGGGGAATTCTGCAAAGTAATCTCCGTAGGTCTTTTTTATATAACCGCTCTCGTTCCTCATGTCGGCGATGCCGCAGAGATCCGCTCCCTGCGCCTTCACGAACGACGTTATTTCTTCCTTCGAGATACTCATGCAAGCGACGCCTCCAGTCAACTCATTATTTCAACGGTACCACTATTTTACTATAAAATCAGACATCGGGCCTCACTATATGCACGCTTCTGTCGCAGAACCAGTCGTAGATCGTATCCTCCGGCTCCTCCTGCCTGCGCAGGCGCTCCATGCTCGTCCCTATTATAAAAAGCGGGACCGCCGGCTCGATTAGGTTTTTCCCGTCGCGCGCAAGACGCTCAGCAACGCTTTCGAGCTCCCTTTCGCTCTCCGCCGCGACGACGAACATCGTCCAGTTCTCCTGCTCGTGCGCGTCGATATCCGCGTAGCCCGGAATATAGACGCGGCGCTGGTCGAGCATGAAGATATGCAGCCTGCCTATCGCGTCGTATATCTCGTCGTAGCGGCCCTCCTTCGCGCGGAAGAAGAAGAGTCTGTCGGCGTCCTTCATGCGGAAGACATCCTCGGGCAGAGGCGCCTCTTTGCGGTAAAGCTCAAAGTCGTAGCGGCTTCTCAGCAGCAGGTTGAAGCGCAGCTCGCCGATCGACGCACCTGCCTCCTTCACCCACTTGATCATGCTTTCCCTGCCGGGCGAAGCGAATTTCCTCGCGGCGACGCCCCATCTCGGAAAGGTGGCGAGTAAAGAGCGGACGAGAGGCGCCTCCCGCCAGATATACTTCACGCGTCCGTCCTCTATCTTCCAGAGCTCTTCCCTCTTCAGCTCCGGCGCGAAGGAAAGGGGTTCGTTCACGGAATACTCCTTTATCCCGAACTGCCCGACGAACGCGCGATCCATCAGTAGGTATAGGCGGTTGTTCCAGAGAGCTTCTTCGGCGTCGAAATCTCCGGTCTGTCTCGCCGGCAGCCCGAGCCTTTCGGAGCATTCGGCGTGCACGCGTACACCCTCGTCCGTGAGCACATAGCCGCGCCCCACTTCGGCGAGCAGCCCTATCTCGCAGAGCTTCTTCAGAGTCGTGAAATCTTCTCCGGCGAGAGCGAAGGTCTCCTCGTCCCAACAAGGGAATTCCTCGTCGAAAAGCAGCAGCGCGCGTTCGATCTTGTCGCCGCACACGGGATTCATATCATCGAGCATCCTTACCAGGGCCTCCTCCGCGCATGTCATCTCTTATCAGCCTCTTTTACCAGCGCCCTCACGAAAGAAACGCAGGCACACACCATAACCACAGAGAACGGAGCCGCCGCAGCGAGCGAGACCGTCTGAAGGTTCTGCAGTCCGCCGCTTAGGAGAAGGACGACCGCAAGCGCCGCCATCAATATCCCCCACACAGCCATCTTGCCCTTCGACGGATTCAGAGCGCCGTGCTCCGAGAGCATCGAGAGGACGAAGGTACCCGAATTCGCCGACGTCACGAAGAAAGTCACGATCAGCACGAGCATCACTACGGACATCGCGTAACCGAGCGGATAATATTTATACATCTCAAATATTCCGACGGAAACGTCCTTGAGGACGCTCGCGGAGATATCGAGCTTTCTGACGAGCTCAAGATGCAGCGCCGACGTTCCGAATATCGAGAACCACGTGAAGCTGCCGAGCGCAGGAACGATTAGGACTCCGGCGACAAATTCCCTTATCGTGCGTCCACGCGAAATTCTCGCGACGAACGAGCCGACGAAAGGAGCCCACGAGATCCACCACGCCCAATAGTAAAGAGTCCAGCCGTCGAGGAATTTCTGATATTCGCCGCCGTACGGCGCGAGCGTGAAGCTCTCGCTCACGAGCCCGCTGATGTAATCGCCTACCCCGGTCATCAGCGAATTTATCATCGCGAGCGACGGCCCTACGATGAAGAGGCCGAGCATGAGCGTGAGGCAGACCCACAGGTTGAAATCCGCGACCTTTTTGATTCCCCTCTCTATGCCGAGCGCCGCCGAGCCGGTGTAGAGGACGGCGAGCGCAGCGATGACAGCTACCTGTATGAAGGCACTTTTCGGAACGGAAAAAATTTCATTCAGCCCGCTGTTGAGCTGAAGCGTGCCGAGACCGAGAGACGTCGTGATTCCGGCCAGTGTTGCGAAGATCGCGAGGATGTCGACCGTTTTACCGAACGCGCCGCCGACCTTTTCCTCGCCGACGAGAGGGATGAAGATAGAGCTTATCAGCCCCGGGGTGTTGT is a genomic window containing:
- a CDS encoding nitroreductase family protein, which produces MFKRIERSVILMGGLSVDESKCTKCGLCAKVCPADAIEPDDFGFPQISERRRERCIECGQCVVFCPAGADMLSFMDAEKVVSAADIETPSPDAALNFLKTRRSVRRFKDEPLPRGIFDKIFDAVSQAPSAVNLQPVRWIVTETPEKTKEVANLILCWFRELIFKNPTSRAALLGAAMIAKAKSGEDGLLRGAPHVAAAVVPKEHRWPEDGTIALTYLELAAHALGVGCCWGGYFTTAARNFAPLRDFLGIKEEEYICGAQMMGLPQLRPVRQYPARRKAEINWL
- a CDS encoding AAA family ATPase, with the translated sequence MMKIGAVATERGEKMLFSVKNVGQIAEAKVKFGDLTVLVGAQGSGKSIFLQLFKLCKDQEYIKNTMADFGQDWNQNDNADLISVYMGSGTKQLWRSGSNVRITPPDRKFSARMQSGGKRAAAESVYYIPAQRALTMPYGRPEPFRAYDSGTPFAVKNFSEHLRLYIDKNAKNRETLFPLSGKLKQPVKDALNEAIFHDASVSQISAAGQKELRLRIRGGEEDSPGISYMAWSAGQREFFPLLLGCYELLPGGKSTKDERFDCVVIEEPEMGLHPKAIFAVMTLTADLLSRGYKVILSTHSPSVLDIVWAVRTIKAQKKLSTPEKTALLQKLFFLRQQSSGGTYDMLVSLLEKSFSTYYFYYDNAENAFVKTKDISILDPGDDDEKISGWGGLSGFSGHAADVVADAVERSENAGK
- a CDS encoding sensor histidine kinase, which gives rise to MAGLKENNFFEKFFFEQTFNPIALYRVLPDIAECGAAALVYVDVNDAYEKVNKVKREEVIGKSFAQVWPDAEPCWHQIIEECVGENRAVHCESESSVTGKYLEAIAFPLSNNMAATIFLDRTELKKSEMELEESQKKLLGYRSMLRELATKLTISEETTRREIATDLHDSIGHSLLSLLLDLRKLKEKNFGSGEEADKILSGAIESTEKMIAESRELIFELSPPILLEVGITPALEALADKLLTPRGIKWYVATRGGCEKDFSADDAVCIILYRMSRELLINVIKHAQASAVHISVNRGPNKIQVVIEDDGVGMKKKYTAGGRKSGLGLFSIRERLLHIGGDMRIVSNKDGTIVSLLAPLKIENEKNGEI
- a CDS encoding serpin family protein, translating into MKKLTALAAALFLSICATAFAETAALIPPFHWTYHSLSSLHAAGLINEEIVPGKSAFTPEQVCSLVVMALKRAENDPSKLGDAELSAMRQLTSAYRDHFKLAGYQYEVIRNDIEIAALNAGLTAMETNGAAHEARTLSSEAARSVNKFTFGLYRQAALSGGNNSFFISPYSVSTALAMTYAGARGATEREMEEALFFSPEIHKSMGALISEINNVPQDVAQVSCANALWPAKNEKILPDFAHTVREYYGAELTPLDYAGAPEGSRRRVNKWVEKMTKQKIKDLVPAGAFTRETLLTLTNAVYFKSSWLEEFQPEDTLPRPFWPDGEHSVNVVTMRRRGEALNYAKLPECEIIEMPYKGRRFSMFVILPDKRNGFDAAEEMLSAEQLTKWREKMAPRAVEIFMPKFKQESSYELTSMLSRLGISSAFSPSADFSAVTGTGGVHIDKALHKTFIDVAEEGTEAAAATAIIMKRTSLAERPADVVTFRADHPFVYLITENNSGAILFIGRYMKP
- a CDS encoding BCCT family transporter, whose translation is MNKSPEGGGVYIISIAITIAIVLWGLVSPQSFGAFAGMLNGGLTKYYGWGYMLTMNIFVVFCIGIAFSRFGSARLGPEDSRPEYSNMSWFAMLFSAGMGVGLVFYGAAEPLFHFGSLPFGAAPGSTQAARDAIRISFFHWGLHPWAGYAVIAMPLSYYQFRHNTPGLISSIFIPLVGEEKVGGAFGKTVDILAIFATLAGITTSLGLGTLQLNSGLNEIFSVPKSAFIQVAVIAALAVLYTGSAALGIERGIKKVADFNLWVCLTLMLGLFIVGPSLAMINSLMTGVGDYISGLVSESFTLAPYGGEYQKFLDGWTLYYWAWWISWAPFVGSFVARISRGRTIREFVAGVLIVPALGSFTWFSIFGTSALHLELVRKLDISASVLKDVSVGIFEMYKYYPLGYAMSVVMLVLIVTFFVTSANSGTFVLSMLSEHGALNPSKGKMAVWGILMAALAVVLLLSGGLQNLQTVSLAAAAPFSVVMVCACVSFVRALVKEADKR
- the rmuC gene encoding DNA recombination protein RmuC; its protein translation is MPQILIGAAAIAVLAGIYIVMSLSRFRESAGAMEQTAREVLSRLQKAEERLGDAEQRIDDGFASMRKEQREAALDARSEQSRAIESFGDTQAKRIKEIGDAQRENFTAFSQQITGLGDAQAARVKEMGDSQSESLSAFSQQLANISRLNEEKLEALRSVVEQRLIEISKSNEEKLEKMRATVDEQLHSTLERRLGEAFATVSERLELVHKGLGEMRALTTDVGDLRKVLSNVKVRGTWGEMQLHALLAQVLTNEQYAENVATRPGSSERVEFAIILPGSEGSGSVYLPIDSKFPIEDYRRLVSASEEGDAAAVAEARKALRARVLEEAKEIHAKYIEPPYTTDFGILYLPIEGLYAEVLRIDGLCEQMSRDFRVVPAGPATVCALLNSLQMGFRTLAIEKRSSEVWELLGKVKSEFEKFGDILDKTRKKIDDAAKELDKAGTRTKAIKRALTDVQRLPAGEEMAEEEETQPAAKDYE
- a CDS encoding 4Fe-4S double cluster binding domain-containing protein gives rise to the protein MSISKEEITSFVKAQGADLCGIADMRNESGYIKKTYGDYFAEFPTAVSFAIFFPKEVVQEQIGGPTRNYITVYGTLNREIDRIAALTANRLQSAGFRSYPVPASDYRPQPGAERLHWRVAEAGDPSSLPKMKLDVIGIYSHRIAAAKAGLGWVGKSCSIVNKQVGPRMRLGTILTDAPLEGDGAVPNLCGSCELCKNACPVEALRGRAFDPSEELSARFDAMKCFNFWDDMGKVYGLGSCGLCLAACPWGR
- a CDS encoding response regulator transcription factor gives rise to the protein MIRLFIADDHELFREGLKSLLNGEEDIEIAGTASDGAEAVEAVRKILPDVVLMDVTMPNMNGISATGAICAEHPEICVLVLSMHNDRRFIAEALKAGARGYILKESSPETMLEAVRTVSRGDIYLSSKACNVLVEDYLRLLLNESVKSDSPLSEREIEVLRLLVKGRTGKQIADTLCISKNTVDTHRRRIMDKLGCNSTAELTKYAIREGFLALD